The Epinephelus lanceolatus isolate andai-2023 chromosome 1, ASM4190304v1, whole genome shotgun sequence genome has a window encoding:
- the slmapa gene encoding sarcolemma associated protein a isoform X11, with product MYSQELFQLSQYLQEALHREQMLEQKLATLQRLLANTQEASESSWQALIDEDRLLSRLEVMGSQLQAYSKSQTEEGIRKELLALQEDKHNYETTAKESLRRVLQEKIEVVRKLSEVERSLSNTEDECTHLKEMSERGQEELRELANKYNAAVNEIKELTDKIKAAEGRQEELTQRGATEKRELELRIEEMEEKEQVLQARIEALQADNDFTNERLAALQVRLEQLQEKSIKENNSLDVDIVSHGPVEEPVEDKKSLQTPESQDEDEDEEDTDTDDGAFGEDEDNDDNCHVNNSGGDSTRIQQLIECPPVKQLKETVSSSIHKLANFDEVMDAHLQNNQTAEDDILASPDRLKGNQMDAKESDMSDTLSPSKDRSSDDTSDGNMDDQELNEPQNRVALLKAELHRAGLEPGDTEQVIHHLHRELLDAQELANTGKQRCLELQALLEDERRSNSQQTEESTKQIQYLQTQLGKLQADMEALREQRESTICTTREELCSAQEEILVLRHAMEAATAEREREIAALQADLSSVRSELDHWRETAAKYEGEISRLQEAFTQQQQQQSTANQLQAECATLQQRCVCLQQDCDGLRGERKALTEKLHRLETELSSTREQSQVLSSSLESLEKREEVLQDKLGSLENQHLQDASKLKSQLDQAKAHTHTLQREYEDTQSQLLDLRQRYERTEKEKLNIHQELEQCRNSLKLLQDKTSSSGWSPWMPVIAVMVAVTAAVLYPNLSKSSST from the exons ATGTATTCTCAGGAACTGTTCCAGCTCTCCCAGTATCTACAG GAGGCCTTACACAGAGAGCAGATGTTGGAGCAGAAGCTAGCCACTCTGCAGCGTCTGTTAGCCAACACTCAGGAGGCCTCAGAGAGCAGCTGGCAG GCTCTGATCGATGAAGACCGTCTTCTCTCCAGACTGGAGGTGATGGGCAGTCAGCTACAGGCTTACTCTAAG TCCCAGACGGAGGAAGGGATCCGTAAGGAGCTCTTGGCTCTTCAGGAGGACAAACACAACTATGAGACGACAGCTAAGGAGTCTCTGAGGAGAGTCCTCCAGGAGAAGATCGAGGTGGTCAGGAAGCTGTCAGAGGTGGAG CGGTCACTCAGTAACACGGAGGATGAGTGCACCCATCTGAAGGAGATGTCTGAGAGGGGccaggaggagctgagggaGCTTGCCAACAAGTACAACGCTGCCGTCAATGAGATCAAAGAGCTCACTGACAAAATTAAG GCGGCAGAGGGCCGGCAGGAGGAGCTGACTCAGCGGGGAGCGACAGAAAAGAGGGAGTTGGAGCTGCGGAtcgaggagatggaggagaaggaGCAGGTTCTCCAGGCTCGCATCGAAGCTCTGCAGGCCGACAACGACTTCACCAACGAGAGGCTCGCAGCCCTGcagg tgcGGTTAGAACAGCTACAAGAGAAAAGcattaaagaaaacaacagCCTGG ATGTCGACATTGTCTCCCACGGACCAGTAGAGGAGCCTGTCGAGGACAAAAAGAGCCTGCAGACACCCGAGAGCCAGGATGAAGACGAGGATGAGGAggatacagacacagatgatGGTGCATTTGGTGAAGATGAAGATAATGATG ACAACTGTCATGTTAACAACAGCGGAGGAGACTCGACTAGAATCCAACAGTTGATTGAGTGTCCGC CGGTCAAACAGCTGAAGGAGACTGTAAGTTCTTCAATCCACAAACTGGCCAACTTTGATG aaGTGATGGACGCCCACCTACAGAACAACCAGACGGCAGAAGACGACATCCTGGCCAGCCCAGATCGACTCAAAG ggaATCAGATGGATGCCAAAGAGTCCGACATGTCAGACACTCTGAGTCCCAGCAAAGACCGCAGCAGTGACGACACGTCAG acgGCAACATGGACGACCAGGAGCTCAATGAACCACAGAACAGAGTAGCTCTGCTCAAAG CTGAGTTGCATCGGGCTGGTCTAGAGCCTGGAGACACGGAGCAGGTCATCCACCACCTCCACAGAGAGCTCCTAGACGCCCAGGAATTAGCCAATACTGGCAAACAGAGGTGTCTGGAGCTACAAG ctctgctggAGGACGAGAGGAGGAGTAACTCTCAGCAAACTGAAGAGTCGACCAAACAGATCCAGTACCTGCAGA ctcAGCTTGGGAAGCTGCAGGCCGACATGGAGGCACTGAGGGAGCAGAGGGAGAGCACCATCTGCACCACCAGAGAGGAACTCTGCTCCGCCCAGGAAGAG ATTCTCGTCCTGCGGCACGCCATGGAGGCAGCCACGGCGGAGCGGGAGCGCGAGATTGCTGCCCTGCAGGCTGACCTCAGCAGCGTGCGATCAGAGCTGGACCACTGGAGGGAAACGGCCGCCAAGTATGAGGGGGAGATCAGCCGGCTGCAGGAGGCCttcacacagcagcaacagcagcagagcactgCCAACCAGCTGCAGG cgGAGTGTGCTACGTTGCAGCagcggtgtgtgtgtttgcagcaggACTGTGACGGCCTGAGAGGTGAACGGAAAGCTCTTACAGAGAAACTGCACCGCCTGGAGACTGAGCTTAGCAG cacCAGGGAGCAGAGTCAGGTCCTCAGCAGCAGTCTGGAGTCTCtggagaagagggaggaggtTCTGCAGGACAAATTGGGTTCTCTGGAGAATCAACACCTGCAGGACGCAAGCAAGCTGAAGAGCCAGCTGGACCAGGCCaaggcccacacacacacactgcagagagag TATGAAGACACACAGTCCCAGCTGTTGGACCTCCGTCAGCGCTATGAGAGAACAGAGAAGGAGAAGCTGAATATCCACCAGGAGCTGGAGCAGTGCAGAAACAGCCTGAAGCTGCTGCAGGACAAGACCAGTTct